One genomic segment of Ictidomys tridecemlineatus isolate mIctTri1 chromosome Y, mIctTri1.hap1, whole genome shotgun sequence includes these proteins:
- the LOC101976858 gene encoding amelogenin, X isoform: protein MGTWILFAFLFGTAFTMPLPPHPGHPGYINFSYEVLTPLRWSQSMIRQPYPSYGYKPMGGWLHHQIIPVLSQQHTPSHTLQPHHHIPVVPAQQPVAPQQPMMPVPGHHSMTPNQHHQPNLPPPAQQPFQQPFQPQSIQPQSHQPMQPMQPMQPMQPVQPQPPLHSLHPLPPQPHLPPMFPMQLPPLLPDLPLEAWPATDKTKREEVVSIH, encoded by the exons ATGGGGACCTGGATTTTGTTTGCCTTCCTGTTTGGAACAGCCTTCACTATGCCT CTACCACCTCATCCTGGGCACCCTGGTTATATCAACTTCAGCTATGAG GTGCTTACTCCTTTGAGGTGGTCCCAGAGCATGATAAGGCAGCCG TATCCTTCCTATGGTTACAAACCCATGGGTGGATGGCTGCACCACCAAATCATCCCTGTGCTGTCTCAACAGCATACCCCGAGTCACACCCTTCAGCCTCATCACCACATCCCAGTGGTGCCAGCTCAACAGCCCGTGGCCCCCCAGCAGCCAATGATGCCCGTTCCTGGCCACCACTCCATGACTCCAAACCAACACCACCAGCCAAAcctccctccacctgcccagCAGCCCTTCCAGCAGCCCTTCCAGCCCCAGTCCATTCAGCCACAGTCTCACCAGCCCATGCAGCCCATGCAGCCCATGCAGCCCATGCAGCCCGTCCAGCCCCAACCACCTCTGCACTCCCTGCATCCCCTGCCACCACAGCCACATCTGCCTCCGATGTTCCCCATGCAGCTGCCCCCCCTTCTTCCTGATTTGCCTCTGGAAGCTTGGCCAGCAACAGACAAGACCAAGCGGGAAGAAGTGGTGAGTATACACTGA